A genomic region of Papaver somniferum cultivar HN1 chromosome 7, ASM357369v1, whole genome shotgun sequence contains the following coding sequences:
- the LOC113293361 gene encoding pentatricopeptide repeat-containing protein At5g08305-like, giving the protein MLKLSSVSARSNPNELRSSLISAFDQCKSMIQLKQIHALIISFGLTDDELFSSKILSATAISEFGDIEYSYKVFRQLINPSIFSWNTIIRGYSKSKNPNRCISIYNEMSRIGISADHFTFPFLAKACSRLSSIRVGLSVHSLVGKTGFELDKFIQNSLIHMYSSRGDIVSARKLFDEMPYKNSVSWNSMVDGYAKCRDLVSARQIFEAMPEKDVITWSSLIDGYVKSGNHNEALEIFERMRSEGLRANEVTMVSVLCACAHLGALEKGKMMHNYVKENKLPLTLVLQTSIIDMYAKCGAIEDAFAVFHEVPACRTDVLLWNSMIGGLANHGYVEESLELFKRMQTLKHVIPDEITYLNLLSACAHGGLVEEASQFFKSITAHGMMPMLEHYACMVDVLSRAGHIDEAFKFLNELPVEPSASMLGALLNGCSNYGRLDIGEIVGRMLVQLEPNHDGRYVGLSNVYAVGGRWKEAREMRATMEKRGVKKSPGCSSVEVGGVLHKFIAHDKTHPQMTSVCEMLNEIVEEMRFQPDLQTREQCLYNI; this is encoded by the coding sequence ATGTTAAAACTTTCGTCAGTTTCTGCTAGAAGTAACCCGAATGAACTACGAAGTTCTTTAATATCAGCATTTGATCAATGCAAATCAATGATACAATTAAAGCAAATTCATGCTTTAATAATCTCTTTTGGTCTCACAGATGATGAGTTATTCTCTTCTAAAATTCTTTCTGCTACAGCAATATCTGAATTCGGCGATATCGAGTACTCATACAAAGTCTTTCGCCAACTCATAAATCCTAGTATATTTAGTTGGAATACAATTATAAGAGGTTACTCAAAGAGTAAGAACCCGAATCGTTGTATCTCTATATACAATGAAATGTCAAGAATTGGGATATCTGCAGATCATTTCACTTTCCCTTTTCTAGCTAAAGCTTGTTCTAGATTATCGTCGATTCGAGTTGGGTTATCGGTTCATAGTTTAGTTGGTAAAACTGGGTTCGAATTAGATAAGTTCATTCAGAATTCTTTGATTCATATGTATTCTTCTCGAGGCGATATAGTTTCAGCTCGTAAGCTGTTTGACGAAATGCCTTACAAAAATTCTGTTTCTTGGAATTCAATGGTTGATGGTTATGCTAAGTGCCGTGACTTGGTTTCTGCTCGTCAGATATTTGAAGCAATGCCGGAGAAAGATGTTATTACCTGGAGCTCGTTGATAGATGGGTATGTGAAGAGTGGTAATCATAACGAAGCCTTAGAAATTTTCGAGAGGATGAGATCTGAAGGACTGAGGGCAAATGAGGTTACCATGGTGAGTGTCTTGTGTGCTTGTGCACATCTCGGCGCGCTAGAGAAAGGGAAAATGATGCATAATTACGTGAAAGAAAACAAGTTGCCTTTAACTCTTGTGTTACAAACTTCTATTATAGATATGTATGCAAAATGTGGGGCGATAGAGGACGCTTTTGCTGTGTTTCATGAGGTTCCTGCTTGTCGAACCGATGTTCTGTTATGGAATTCAATGATTGGGGGGCTTGCAAATCATGGTTATGTTGAAGAATCTCTAGAATTGTTTAAAAGAATGCAAACACTAAAGCATGTAATCCCGGATGAAATTACTTACTTGAATTTATTGAGTGCTTGTGCCCATGGAGGATTAGTTGAAGAAGCTTCGCAATTTTTCAAATCCATAACCGCACATGGGATGATGCCAATGCTCGAGCATTATGCATGTATGGTGGATGTTTTAAGTCGTGCAGGTCATATAGATGAAGCATTCAAATTTTTAAACGAACTGCCAGTCGAACCAAGTGCGTCAATGTTGGGTGCATTACTCAATGGCTGTAGTAATTATGGAAGATTAGATATTGGAGAAATCGTGGGGAGAATGCTTGTACAATTAGAACCCAATCACGATGGAAGGTATGTTGGATTGTCAAATGTTTACGCAGTTGGTGGAAGATGGAAAGAAGCTAGGGAAATGAGAGCAACAATGGAGAAAAGAGGAGTTAAGAAATCACCTGGGTGCAGCTCTGTCGAAGTTGGTGgagttcttcataagtttatTGCCCATGATAAAACTCATCCTCAAATGACAAGCGTATGTGAAATGTTGAACGAAATTGTAGAGGAAATGAGATTTCAGCCTGATTTACAGACTCGAGAACAGTGTTTGTATAATATATGA